The following nucleotide sequence is from Coffea eugenioides isolate CCC68of chromosome 3, Ceug_1.0, whole genome shotgun sequence.
AGCCGCAAAATCGCGTTGGGCTTGTAAAATGCTCAACAAAATGTGTTGTACAAAAGCCTGACTTCCAGCCTTCGACTCTACCTGGACTGAGACCCATCTTCATCTAAGATCCGTGAGATGTTTCCGAATTTTCTTCAAtggaatattttatattttgaaatctGGATTGGATTTTCCAAGAGTTAATACTGTGTTTTTACTTTTAAATTTGTTATAGAATTTATACAGTTGTGCTTAATCTCAAAAGATTTAAATGTTATAATTGAATTGAAGTTTTAGGATTAATCTTTGATacgctgacagtgtatacactatcagcattagataaatgataattatgtaaaatttaaatttgaaatttaatttttgcacaTATGTCATAGATccaacggtgatagtgtatgcactatcagtgtatataagatttacttaaAGTTTTATGGGCTCAGTAAATATTCCCTCAATTTGCATTTTCGATGAtcatattattttataatttaaatgATTGAAATTGTTACAATGTAAAGGGTCAAAAATACTTATTTTATCATTCAACGGTGAATTTAACttaaaagtttgatattcaaaaaatatatatatagaatcTCCCTTTAAAAGGTCCTGTTAACAATTTTCTTATAATTGTATGATcgaaaatattaaatttgacTGAGGCcccatttgataaaactgaagtttgaaatttaaattctgaaatctgaaaattAAGTGTTGAATGTATTAAATTGCTGAATTGATAAAGTTACATCTTCTTGATAACTAACTGAATTATAGCACTAAATTGAAATATCGCACAAATATTATACTTACaccattttaaaaaattacctTTTTTGCATATTTGGAGAAAAAAGAATGTTTTGTGTGAGAAAAAATAGTTAAATAATTAAGAGATAGTACTTAAGTGTGTGTATTTGTATGTATCTCTGCAtgcatgtatatatgtgtgtgttgAGTCTAGCGAGAGCAATTGTATAATTTATGCGAGAGTGTGTATGAGAGTGTTATATGTGTAAGAGCTGTAATATATATGATTTATTCAaaagattttgtaaaaaattttcacttaaaattTTGTATACCAAATAAGCAGTACTTAATATATAAAGTAGTTAGACATTTCAGTTATCAAACATACtgtattcaaaaatttttaaatgaattaaTTTTCAACATTAAGTTGAATTATCAAATAGGAATAAAGACTTAGGtcccgtttgataaaactgaatctgaattctgaaatctgaatactgaaacaattactttgctgaattttaagcactgaaaagaaatatatgaatgtctgaattttaatactAAACCTATTTATATTGTTTGATAGATATTTATAACtaaatgcttaataagtttaatttaacaattttgctcttatatcttttcattcaaaagagaaatagaacctatgatttaattagcttaAAATTGTGGTATGAAAAtaacaatatttatttttaaatcaaattaatataaaagatgaaatatattttatGAGGAGTATGGAAAAGCTGTGAAAGTTattaaaaaggaagaaaagagaaacagaaaatcgttagatagagaatatcagattgtttaattagataagaattttgaatataattaacaaacaagggtagatttAGTAAATAAGATAAGATacttgaagtaattctattgattcttatcagaattaagcattcaattAGGATTTTgtactgaaaaaaatacacacaaatTCAACACTGCTTAACAAATTCAGTAGATGGATTTTcgtttatcaaacactcaaaacatctgaatgtctgaaaatgttcaatttcaacacttttttatgttatcaaacagactcTTAACCAATATGTTTTACATTACGTAAGAGCATAAACTTTGGCCCCTAAGTGCGAAAGAGTGAGAATGAGATCTCTTTTCCGGCTGCTATACTCTGGTCATCTTTAGGGCTTTAACCTTTATGGGTTTTAGTCGTAGGTATTAACTGCAGATGATGGACCACATTCTGGTTTTACTATcctctttttccccttttggtTAGGGAAAATACTAGCAATTCTGGGCTAATTCCTCAGATtatcaatgaaaaaaaaattgatcaattaTTGGTCTGATAGGGGGGGTTTTACAAAATTATGCCTGCCTTGCTGATTCAGTACGACAGGGAgaggtataatttttttttttggtaatgttagattctgaaaaaaaaaatagccatgacagcatttttttttggatacaAATCTCATCCCCTGTCGGGCTCGGTGATTCTCTCTGTctctaggttttttttttaataagtaacctgaagcttttttttttaaaattttataaagtTGTCTCCTGTCGGGCTGAGCCAGCCTGCTagggatgatttttttttttttttaaatggtgCGCCTGAACGAAAGACTTGTGCATCTTTTAGCTTGATGGAACTTTAAGCATCTTTAAGCtttgacacaaaaaaaaaggatcttTAAGCATCTTTTGGCCAAACCAAGGACTTGTGCAGTTGTGCTTCTTCAATTCCCTTAAACCAAACTACATTTTTGCATTATAATGCGGATCAAAATTCCAATTAGTGCTGCCCTTTGAATTTTGCAAAGCATCTGTACTTGTGTATCACCTATTATTCATGCTAAAAAATTATTAACCTATTGAATTAGAGTTGTAATTGTGAAATCATAACACGCCTGAGTTTGACATATTCAATTACTAATAAGTCCCTTTTTTTCTCCCAGTGTCAATCGtagaaccctaacttttacaattAATCTATATCAATTTGCAGAATTATCTAATTGAAGAAAAAGATAGGTAAGAGAGGTAGAAAATTAGAACTCACAATAACTCTCATAACAATAAAGAGCCCGTAGTAGCatataaaattttctattttttgccttttatttttttgttttaaagtacaaTAATGTTATATATTTCAAAATACTACAATATAACTAATTAGATGAATAATTTTAGTTATGCaactatatatataaaatatatattccAAAGTAAAACTCATgtaataaataaaattattatatgagttgaatttttgaaatatatatattatagtaCAAATAAAATTGTATTTATATTCCAAAGTAAAACTCATGtaacaaataaaattattatatgagttgaatttttgaaatatatatattgtagTGCAAATAAaattgtatttatatatatatatatagttgcATAACTAAAATTATTCATCTAATCAGTTATACTGTTGTATTTTGAAATATATAACATTAttgtactttaaaacaaaaaaaagaagcacAATTGTACAAGTCCTTGGTTTAGGCAAAAGATGCTTAAAACTCCATCAAACTTGAAGAATATCAACAATCCCATACTCCTATAGTAAGATGAATAAGAGAAGAGAATCCAATTACAAGTGATTTTAGAGAAACTTTTTGAGCAATGATTTTGAACACAACCATTTTGAGCAATGAACACAACATTTTGAGCAATGAACATATGCATGTGAAACTACTGGTCCTTATTTCGGCTTTGATTAGCCGATCCCTGGTTCAGGtgcacttttctttttttttttccctaaaagAATCACCTTAGCCCGGCAGGAGGCAGCATTctgaaaaattttttaaaaaaaaatgcttcaggtttttttttttttccaaaagaatCACCCCTGCTGCGCTGGATCACACCGGCAGGGGACAAGATttgttttttgaaaagaaaCGTTGTCAGGCCTTGTTTTTGGAGCATCTTTTacgaatatatatatacacacacttCTCCCTGTCGTACTGACTCTGGCATAGTTTTACAAAATCCTCTTGTCAGATCAATAATTGAttgaatttttttcctttttcatcgaTCATCTAAGGAATTAGCCGCAATTCTGCTAGATGATATTTACAACATACCTTGCAGTGAATACAGTAAAATCAAAGGAAGAACATTTaagcttcttctttttttttttttaatattggTTGGGGCTTTCCTATATGTTGTGCTTTAGAAATTTTTATGATGGTGACCAAACTGCTTAGAACACtattgattatttttttttaatatctaAGATTAACTTTTTAGTCCAAAACAAACCTCCCTTGTACACAGCTCTTAGTGAAAAGGCAAAATACGTGTTGAATGTTTAAACCAGATTCCATGCAAAATCAAATCACTTTTTTCCCAACCTTTTTGGCTTTTTCCACAAACTTTCAAAGTGGGTAAATATCATCATCATCTGTCATGGAAAATTATGCCTCGGTTATCATTTGCTGCAGGATACGTCCCTATCTACTTTATATGATTTCCCACCAGGGGACCAGTCCAGTAAATACCAACTAGTCAAGACTCCACTAGATTTTGTATTAGATTTTGTGTCAATGTCTACTAGTAAATATGTCAGTCTCTATGCTGCTAACAAAATCCGGTAGATATCCAAGTTGGCTCCGTTTGAATTAGCTATTTTaaggggtgtttttgaaaaattttgctctaacagagtttttaaattatattttagaatattttcaaaaaatattttggaatatttaagagtagaagagtttttagaatatattttgagatattttttaaaattttaaaaagatttaaactaatttttagattatcttttagagtactttttacaaatttttattatatttgaaaaactagtttttgaaaaacaattcCGTCCAATTCCTTGAATCGAAACAAAACTTCCTCGTTTgcatcactttttttttttctgaagaTTGTTACAAGTATTTTTTTGGGGAGAGGGGGGAGGGTGAGGGGACAATTTTGGGGATAAAAGATTCATATTCtacaatataaaatttatagtTCTTTCTTTGTACTTTAATTAAGAAGTaagaatttatattttattactTCAAATTATGGTTGCAAATATATAAACTCATTGAATGAAATAGATTATTTTATCTAGGCAGCAAGGGAAACAAAAATTACACCTATGGCATATTACTTCATATGGGTATGAAAAAGATACATTTATGTTACAATATTGTTACATATGGTTAAAGCatgaaattaattttttatcgACAAATTGATAACACTGATGACgctaaaaatcaaattaagaTAAATTCAAAGGGTAGAAAGAACTATGCTATTTTTGGAGAAAAAGTCGGGCGAAAAGGGGACAAGAAAGTATGCCACAAACTTTCCAAGTAGTTAAATATCATCGTACTCTCTGATGGACGATTATAATCATTCGAGGCAGATACATGATTTCCCACCAGGCAACCATTCTAGTAAAAACCAACCAGTCAAGACTCACTAGATTGTGTACTTGTAAATATGTCATTAATCTCACTTCTGCTAACAAAATCCAATATATATCTAAAAGTTTCTTCATTTAAATCATCGTCTTAAAAACATTCTGCTTTATTGATATCGAAAATAAACTACCTCACCTCTAAGTTCTATCACCCTTTATTTATTCACAAAAGTTGTACTCTAAAAACGTAATATGATTCACAAGTCTGTTACAATAAtaattttggtttaattttACTAGAAAGAATATATAATTACTTCCTAGGTACGTCCATTACTTTGGTATATATAGTTAGTTCTAACAATAGCCTCTGACTATCAACtgagtaaaaaaagaaaaaaaaaaccttcaaaCTTGTGACTCTACATTTTCTACAATGAATATTCCAAGTTAAGCATGCCTTCACTACCGATTGCTCAAAAAGCAGGCATTCATACCTTCTAAATCATAATACACATTAACTGGATGTTTGATTTGGTAAAATTGTCATGCATGGGAATATCATTGCTGGGGGTCATCTAATTTAGCGACATAGTTCATGGAGCAAGTGATACAATTAATCGTTCAAGACACTACTGTAACATGACTACACGGGAAAGAAAACAATCATATATTCTagttataaatgtttgtaattGATAGGTGCCACCCTGCCCCAGGTGACGAGTAGCAAGAGTTTTAGGTAGAATTGATTGGTCCCATGAGTTGAAAAAGTTGATGATTTCCGTTTGTTATGCGCATAGGTGAAAGTACAAACAAGCTTGTTAGTTTTATATCAGTTGACAATTTGGAGAGTTTGAAGCTGATCAGATCGAGAAGAAAATAAGTCCATGCAAATCTCGCGACAGGCGTCCAAGGGAAACTTGAGGTTGTATGGTATTTTGTACAACTTATGACATTGACATAAGTAGAAGAAGCATAAGTAAAATGCAACAAAGGGGTCGAAAATGACACACAAAAACAGTAAAAACTACAATTGCTTCTTGTAGAAGGGCTAAAGGTTTCCAAACTTAAACCTGCAAGCAGCCTTTTGTTGGCCATCACGTTGAGTATCTGATTAATTATATCCCTTGGTATAGATAATATTGTGGGCCTTTTCGCAAAGCTATTTGTATTCAGGCTGGAATCCATGTCCTTCAATATTTGGTGCATGTGGCACCATCTTAACGAGGGTTATCAATTGAAAAAAACTTCCTAGCATAAACCTACCCGCTTTTTGGCCAGCCAAGACCCTACATTTGTCACATGCATGGTAGATTGAAAACCATCTTTATCCCCACTTACACAATAATGAATGAACCAATAATATAGCTATTTGCACGAAAACCAAAAAATCACAGCTGTAAAATTGTTGAAGGTTCTTCTATGAACCCGTGCTGCATGGACCATCTCACAGTAGACCGTAAGCCCTCAACTATTAGTGACACCAAAATTCGTCATAAACTCAATATTAATTTCTCATCAATGCTCGATGTGAAATTGTTCGTAGGCAGCTTCAGTAATAGATAGAATGAGAAACAACTCAGTAATGCCATAGACATATGTATTAGTATTATAACGGTGGATCAAGTGGAAAGTAAATACATCTCATGAAACGCATATTGCCAACATCAGCTCTTATTCTAGTAACTAATCTTATTACACATGTTGATGAAGCTGCAAAGGCAACTCAGTAAGGTGGTGGCGGGTAGTGACCATAAGGTGGTGGCTTCTTGTGAATTGGTGGCAACTTTGGTGGCTGGGGAACATAAGGTGGTGGGTAGTGACCATAAGGTGGCGGCGGGTAGTGACCATAAGGTGGTGGCTTGTGAGGTGGGTAGTGACCATAAGGTGGTGGCTTCTTGTGAATTGGTGGCAGAGTTGGTGGCTTAATTGGTGGCCTGATGATAATGGGAGGCAGCTTTGGTGGCTGGGGAACATAAGGTGGCGGCTTGTGAGGTGGGTAGTGACCATAAGGTGGTGGCTTCTTGTGAATTGGTGGCAGCTTTGGTGGATGGGGAACATAGTGTGGCGGCTTGTGAGGTGGGTAGTGACCGTAAGGTGGTGGCTCCTTGTGAATCGGTGGCGGAGTTGGTGGCAACTTTGGTGGCTGGGGAACATAATGTGGCGGCTCGTGAGGTGGGTAGTGACCATAAGGTGGTGGCTTCTTGTGTATTGGTGGCAGCTTTGGTGGCTGGGGAACATAATGTGGCGGCTCGTGAGGTGGGTTGTGACCATAAGGTGGTGGCTTCTTGTGAATTGGTGGCTTCTTGTGAATTGGTGGGTAGTGACCATAAGGTGGTGGCTTGTGATGTGGGTAGTGACCGTAAGGTGGTGGCTCCTTGTGAATTGGTGGCGGAGTTGGTGGCAACTTTGGTGGCTGGGGAACATAAGGTGGCGGCTCGTGAGGTGGGTAGTGGCCATACGGTGGTGGTTTGTGGTGAATTGGTGGCTTGGGCTCGACCGGAGGCTTCACGACTGGAGGTGGACAGTGGATTGGCTCTGGAGGCTTCTTGAACGGTGGAGGATGGTGATGCTCATACGAGGGTGCTCCGGAGTAATCAGCCAAAGAGGGAGTGGTGAGAAGCACCACCCCAATCAAGAATGCCCAGAAGTATGCAAGAGATGACATGATCGAGTTTGCAATACTTGATGCAATTTGTGATGGGATTTGCATGGCATTTTATACTGGATTTTGGGCTACTATTCATATGGCCATATCAACATTTAAATTAAATGTGATGGAATGCGTTAGCTGAAGATCCGTCTCATGTTTGATGGACTTCATTAACTTGGGGCCCTTTTGGTGGGAAAAGCTTGACATTGAGGCAAAAATAGGTCTGCATGGATGAAACTAAAGAAATGATAGACACACTATTATTGACGTGGAAGTTTTGATGCAGGAATTTGGCTGAGTAACTTTAGGGGAAAGCTACATTATATCGGGGGAAATCTACATTATATCAGCACTTTAACTTTTGAAGAACGTCCGGATTCATTTTgcatggtaaaaaaaaaaacacgttTTCAGCCGAcatttgtaaattataaattgtCAAACAGACGTGTTGAATTCGGCTAAGACAGTCCAAATAAACCGACAAAGCTTGCCCTCAAATCAGAGACAGTGCTAATTTGTTCTTTTCCTCTGTGTTGTAGTCACTGTCACAACAGATGGGGTCTTTCATATGATTTTGTTTGAGTTACATGCCTTGCACCTTGATATAGAGATCCGGCACATTAATTCCTGCTCTAACCAGCATAATTTAGCCACCGGTGAGATAGGGATAGCTGTTATTATAACCTTGCTAAAACAGAGTCTTTTAAGCTTGAATTATTGAGTCTtgcaaaataatataaaataagagTATGgataagattaaaaaaaaaaaaggctgatGATATTGCCACATATTTGACTTTATTGTCATATCAATTTCGAATTAAAATGATTATAATATCCCTCATCAATCAAGAAGAAGGGTTGATTGATGATGTGAGATTTTGCCCTTGGCTGGCCCAAAAAGGGGGGAAAAGATAGAACACCTTAATGTTAATTGAACAGCAGTCTACAAGGCGCATATCTTTTATCTTGAACAAAGTGTAAACTTGATGAGCTAGTTTGTGTATATTTTACTTTGAGAAAGGAATGCTTCAATTATTTTGGTTCCTTATTTATGTGTTCATAAACACATCACACCCCAAAATATTGGGTGAGCAATATTTAACCAATTAaccaaatttaatttcttttaaatcacatgTATTATTTATTCTTATGCTTAAACTTGATTGACTAATTAACTGATTGATTCTTACTTCTACCCAAAGTAATGGCTCACAAATTATGCGGTTTTTTGGAATACGATAtaaatttaagatttttttaaatttttttttttttagtgtaagtagGAGGTCTCAAACCCAggacctctcacttacactaCCCCTTCCGTACCACTCAACACATCCCTCCCCCTGGTATAAATTTAGGATTAGTCTTTCTTACATGAACATTTacattagggataattttaggaACCTTCCCTGAGGTTTTCGATAATTTCACTCTGCTCCCTTGAGATTTACATAATTACGGAGACCTCCTTTAGTGTGATAAAAAGACAACAATACCCTTCATTAATTGTCAACTCATTGAAAAATTCTATCAAATATTAAATCTCTTTCATCTATTAttaatcaataattcaaactACAGTCTTTCCCATCTAACTATCTAGCTTCTTCCTCctatatttattttcctttcaaacttatttatttattattatcaacCAAATGTGTACTGTGGCCACTAATAAAATTACCATACACACCAAACCACCAATACTTATATATCTTGGTATCTATTCCCATTTCACgatttttcattattattaaataGTTTTCTTGCGCCCATTTTTGTTTCTCAATTTTGATAGGcattagcaaattgaaattaTCAAATGACAAATTGAGTGCTAATTTCATTATCAAACTAGATGGAATGAAGATAGTGACAGtgatcaaaaataaaaattaaggataGAAAATGGAATAGGAACTAAATATAGGTTATAATGTTATGATTGCCATGAAAAAAAGTGTTCTTAGTATATATTTATAGTTGCATtgtgtttatattttttatttacaatTATTAATATTATTCCTATAGAGcgaatttgattgattttgaactcTCCGCCGATGGAGTATATTGGATATTGATATTAGTAGTGATGATTTAGATTATTTTGCATTAAAAATATTGCAGCCGTGGAATTGAAATTTAGGGATATTGATGAATGTATTAAGTAAAATCTAATATTGTTATGAGATTGTAGGTAAGTTTTTGGATATCTGATGTAGCGTTTATAGTTGATACAATGATCTGCATTAGAAATTTTTaggtaaaagaaaaatattaaaacaaaaataagtatttaTTTAATGGTGATTAGGATATTGATGTGTAGGTAATAGTGATAGCAAGTAAAGATAAATAAAATAGAAACTGTGaaccatttttttcctttatattTTTGTTGTGAATTATAACTCAAGGGCATTATaggaattttgagaaaaaggatAGCCTTTTGATCCTAGAATGTTACTTAAGTGAGAATAGGAgagatatgtgtaatttttagaaCTTGAACGAAGCTTTCtacaattgtcaaaaacctcacgGGAGGCATGTGAAATTAACCCTTTACATTATCAGTGTCTATACTAACTTATTTGTTTTTAATTCAAAGTGTTACGTTACTGTGACATGTATTTAAACATGCTAGTTATATACATTGTCTAGGAAAGTAAAATCTATAGATTCATAGAAAGAGAATGCAATCAGAGATCTATAGTTCATTTAATTATCATTTTCGACTTCCATGCTAATCATCATTTGTCGAAGACTAACAAACAAAGCACTTTTCTAGCGCCCCTTCTCCTGGAACCTGGTCTGTCGTCACTTCCAAATTCATCTAACACCATTGTCAACGATATTCCAAAGCTAGGTGATCATGGAATTCTGTAAATTGCAACGATATGCTCCACTAAAACCTCAAGTAATTGGGTACTGATTAATCTCATAATGGCAATCATTCCCATTAGAAACT
It contains:
- the LOC113764945 gene encoding early nodulin-75-like isoform X2; its protein translation is MQIPSQIASSIANSIMSSLAYFWAFLIGVVLLTTPSLADYSGAPSYEHHHPPPFKKPPEPIHCPPPVVKPPVEPKPPIHHKPPPYGHYPPHEPPPYVPQPPKLPPYVPQPPKLPPTPPPIHKEPPPYGHYPPHKPPHYVPHPPKLPPIHKKPPPYGHYPPHKPPPYVPQPPKLPPIIIRPPIKPPTLPPIHKKPPPYGHYPPHKPPPYGHYPPPPYGHYPPPYVPQPPKLPPIHKKPPPYGHYPPPPY
- the LOC113764945 gene encoding early nodulin-75-like isoform X1; this encodes MQIPSQIASSIANSIMSSLAYFWAFLIGVVLLTTPSLADYSGAPSYEHHHPPPFKKPPEPIHCPPPVVKPPVEPKPPIHHKPPPYGHYPPHEPPPYVPQPPKLPPTPPPIHKEPPPYGHYPHHKPPPYGHYPPIHKKPPIHKKPPPYGHNPPHEPPHYVPQPPKLPPIHKKPPPYGHYPPHEPPHYVPQPPKLPPTPPPIHKEPPPYGHYPPHKPPHKPPPYGHYPPHKPPPYVPQPPKLPPIIIRPPIKPPTLPPIHKKPPPYGHYPPHKPPPYGHYPPPPYGHYPPPYVPQPPKLPPIHKKPPPYGHYPPPPY